CGAGCGCCTGCTGGGCGGTGTAGATGCGCCCGTCGGCGATCGCCCTCGCGGTCTCCGGCGCCAGGCGGCGGCTCGCCACGAGCTTGGCGACGAACTGCGCGTGGAGGCTGTCGATCACCGACTGGAAGATCTTCCGCTCCTCGACGGTGAGCGCGCGCAGCGGGCTCCCCATGTCCTTGCGCTCGCCCGACTTGATCGTCGCCGCCGCGAGGCCGATCTTCTGCATGAGCCCCTCGGCGTTCAGGCTGACCATGATGACGCCGATCGAGCCCGTCACCGAGGTCGGGTGGGCGACGATCGTGTCCGCGGCGAGCGCGACGTAGTACCCGCCCGACGCCGCCACGTCGAGCATGACCGCGACGACCGGGCGTCCGGTCTCGCGCTTCCAGGTCTCGAGCTCCCGGCAGATGATGTCGGCCGCCGTCACCGTGCCGCCGGGGCTGTTGATGCGCACGAGCAGCGCGCGGACGTCGGCGTCCGCCGCCGCCTTCGTGAGCTCCTCGCGCAGCCGCACGAGCAGCGGCACCCGCGGGGGCGCCGCGCCGATGACGAGGCCCGGCGAAGCGCCCTCCTCGGAGAGGAACCCCGAGACGTCGACGAGCAGGATCTTCGCCCGGCCCGCGCCCTCGACCGTCTGCTCCTCGAGGGGGCGGATCCGTGGCGTGAAATCGAGCGTGATGAGCGAGCAGCCGGCGAGCGCGAGCGCGAGCAGGACGGCCAGGGGCTTCTTCATGGCTTGAGTATATAATCTCCGCCGTCGTGTCAACCGCCAGCCCGCTGACGATCGACGCCATCCAGACCGCCGCGCGCCGGCTCCTCGGCCGGATCCACCGCACGCCCGTGATCGCCTCGCAGTCGTTCGACGACGCCAGCGGCCACAGCGTCTTCTTCAAGTGCGAGAACCTCCAGCGCGCCGGGGCGTTCAAG
The window above is part of the Candidatus Methylomirabilota bacterium genome. Proteins encoded here:
- the sppA gene encoding signal peptide peptidase SppA, with the protein product MKKPLAVLLALALAGCSLITLDFTPRIRPLEEQTVEGAGRAKILLVDVSGFLSEEGASPGLVIGAAPPRVPLLVRLREELTKAAADADVRALLVRINSPGGTVTAADIICRELETWKRETGRPVVAVMLDVAASGGYYVALAADTIVAHPTSVTGSIGVIMVSLNAEGLMQKIGLAAATIKSGERKDMGSPLRALTVEERKIFQSVIDSLHAQFVAKLVASRRLAPETARAIADGRIYTAQQALELGLLDRVGYMPDAIEAARRAAGVGEARVIVYHRPREYRATYYASAQAPASGPDAALLQLATMLGAGPRFLYLWWP